Below is a window of Thermodesulfomicrobium sp. WS DNA.
CCTCCCTCTCCGCCAACACCACGTGGAGGGTTGGCAGAGTGGTTGATTGCACCGGTCTTGAAAACCGGCATGCCTTCACGGGCATCTGGGGTTCGAATCCCTAACCCTCCGCCATAGAACTTCATTTCTGAAAATGAGCCAAAACGCCCCCATCTTGGGGGCGTTACCATTTTGGCGCCTCTGCTTGCGGGCGTCTGCATTCCCAAAGATCTTCCGGCTGCGTTGCATCGCAGCGTTGCTTTAGTCTTCGCTACGCAACGCCGCCACGGCCTCGCGCACGTGATGGGCGCTGGTGGCGGCTGGAAGCGGGGCGCCCAGGCGCACGGTGATGGTGCGGCGCCACTGCCACCGCCAGGGGCGACAGCGGGACCACAGGGATCCCCACAGGCCCATGAGGGCCACGGGCACGATGACGGCTTGGGTGCCGCGGCAGGCGAGCTCCAGGCCGCGCTGAAAGGGGGCGAGCTCCGGGGTGCGGGCAATGCCGCCTTCTGGAAAGATGGCCACCGCCCCACCATCAAGCAGAGCCGTGCGCATGGCGCGGATGGCGCCGGCGGCCCGGCGGCTATCCACAGGGATGACGCCAAATGCCCGCAGTATCGGCCGCAGCAGGGGGTGCTCGGCATAGGCGCTATAGATGACGAAGCGTACCGGCCGGGGCAGCACCGCCAAGAGCACGGCCCAGTCGATCCAGCTCACGTGATTGGCGGCGACAAGTACGGGGCCGGTGGCGGGGAGGTGTGCAATTCCCTCACAGCGCAGGCGGTAGAAAAGCCCGAGGAGTGCGCGCAGGAAGAGCCTCGCGGTCTCGAAGCGCAAGGCCGCGAGGCTTGCGGCCGCCATGACGGCAAGGATCACTGCCAATACCAGGAGCATGGGTTTCGGCGGCATGTGCAGGGCCGCGGCCCCTATGGTGAGGACGAGAAAACCGAGCATGGCCGCGTTTTGAAGAAAATTGGCGGCCGCCAGGACGATGCCCAACTGGGAGGCTGGGGCGCGCAGCTGGATGAGGGTATTGAGAGGCACGATGAAGAGGCCGGCACAGGTGCCGTACAGGACGAGCACAAGGCCCAAGACAGGGACAGCGGTGAGCCAGGGAAGGAGCCCCAGACATACCGCCATGCCCAAGGCCCCTAAGGCGGCGAGCCCAAGTTCCAGACGCGTACGGCACACCCGCGCCGTAAGCGCGGAACCCAGCACGATGCCCACCCCGCCGATGGCCAAAAGCCCTTGCGCCACCACGGTGGAGGTGACGCCAGCGGCCTCCTTGAGGTGGGCGCCGAAGGCAGCGAAAAGCACCTGATTGACGGCCCAAAACAAGGCAAGGCCCGCCATGGGCCCCCACAGGGCAGGATGGCTGCGGACACCGCGCAGCACCTGAGCAAGCGCGGGTGTTTGCCCTGCGCCGGGGTTTTGGGTGGCAGGAAGGCGCGTGGCCAGGATCGTTTGGGCCACGGCCCCAGCCACAAGCAGGATTCCGGCAGGGCTGATGGCGGTGAGAATATGGCCCGCCTGCGTGGCGGTGCCGATCCATGCCTCAAAGAGCACGGAAAAGGCGACACTCCCCAAGAGGATGGCCACGATGGTCACGGCCTGCACCGCCGCATTGGCGGCAGTGAGATATTCTTCTGCGTACATCTCGCGGATGATTCCATATTTTGCTGGCGAATAGAATGCAGATTGCGTGGCCAAAACCAAGGTGAGGGCAAAAGCCAGGAAGAACATGCCGT
It encodes the following:
- a CDS encoding MFS transporter, coding for MHPPQSPTPLRLWRSPGFFPYLAVVVINAMLDLGHKILIQNTVFKTTSGALQMGLTALVNACILVPFIVFFVPAGRMADKYPKYRVIQATIAASIPVAMSIWWSYRNGMFFLAFALTLVLATQSAFYSPAKYGIIREMYAEEYLTAANAAVQAVTIVAILLGSVAFSVLFEAWIGTATQAGHILTAISPAGILLVAGAVAQTILATRLPATQNPGAGQTPALAQVLRGVRSHPALWGPMAGLALFWAVNQVLFAAFGAHLKEAAGVTSTVVAQGLLAIGGVGIVLGSALTARVCRTRLELGLAALGALGMAVCLGLLPWLTAVPVLGLVLVLYGTCAGLFIVPLNTLIQLRAPASQLGIVLAAANFLQNAAMLGFLVLTIGAAALHMPPKPMLLVLAVILAVMAAASLAALRFETARLFLRALLGLFYRLRCEGIAHLPATGPVLVAANHVSWIDWAVLLAVLPRPVRFVIYSAYAEHPLLRPILRAFGVIPVDSRRAAGAIRAMRTALLDGGAVAIFPEGGIARTPELAPFQRGLELACRGTQAVIVPVALMGLWGSLWSRCRPWRWQWRRTITVRLGAPLPAATSAHHVREAVAALRSED